One genomic segment of Luteimonas galliterrae includes these proteins:
- a CDS encoding dienelactone hydrolase family protein: protein MSDPIRPKADDFDPEVLRLFDQYVHGLIDRRGFLAGAARFAAGAAGAAGLLAALSPQFAAAQQIKPDDARLSTKYLEFASPKGYGKARGYLAKPAKPNGALPVVLVAHENRGLNPHIEDITRRLALDGFIAFAPDALFPLGGYPGDEDAARAEFAKLDQAKTREDFLAAADMLRHIEGGNGKLGAVGFCWGGGMVNFLATRLPNLAAAAPFYGNAAPLEDVPKIKAELLVVLAATDERINAAWPDYEKALKAAGVRYTLYQPAGTQHGFNNDTTPRYDEKAAKEAWSRTIALFDRRLRGKG from the coding sequence ATGTCCGATCCCATTCGCCCCAAGGCCGACGATTTCGACCCCGAAGTGCTGCGCCTGTTCGACCAGTACGTGCACGGCCTCATCGATCGCCGCGGTTTCCTGGCCGGCGCCGCGCGTTTCGCAGCCGGCGCCGCGGGCGCGGCCGGATTGCTGGCTGCGCTGAGCCCGCAATTCGCGGCGGCGCAGCAGATCAAGCCCGACGATGCGCGGCTGTCGACGAAGTACTTGGAATTCGCCTCGCCCAAGGGCTACGGCAAAGCGCGCGGCTATCTCGCCAAACCCGCCAAGCCGAACGGCGCACTGCCGGTAGTGCTGGTGGCGCACGAGAACCGCGGCCTGAATCCGCACATCGAAGACATCACGCGCCGGCTGGCGCTGGACGGCTTCATCGCTTTCGCGCCGGATGCCTTGTTTCCGCTGGGCGGCTATCCGGGCGACGAGGACGCGGCGCGCGCCGAATTCGCCAAACTCGACCAGGCCAAGACGCGCGAGGATTTCCTCGCCGCTGCGGACATGTTGCGGCATATCGAGGGCGGCAACGGCAAGCTGGGCGCGGTCGGTTTCTGCTGGGGCGGCGGCATGGTCAACTTCCTGGCTACGCGCCTGCCGAACTTGGCCGCCGCCGCACCGTTCTACGGCAACGCCGCGCCGCTGGAGGACGTGCCCAAGATCAAGGCGGAATTGCTGGTCGTGCTGGCCGCCACGGACGAACGCATCAATGCCGCTTGGCCGGACTACGAGAAGGCATTGAAAGCCGCAGGCGTGCGCTACACGCTGTACCAGCCCGCGGGCACGCAGCACGGCTTCAACAACGACACCACGCCGCGCTACGACGAAAAGGCCGCAAAAGAAGCTTGGAGCCGCACTATCGCGTTGTTCGACCGGCGGTTGCGGGGCAAGGGGTAA
- a CDS encoding outer membrane beta-barrel protein — protein MKKIKILSRTLLAVVLGAGAFGAQAAENPGFYVGAGAGQSFVDESDYDDEDTAFSVFGGYQFNRYFGLEAGYADFGELEPEGAGRALEANSAYLTAVGTVPFTDKFSGYAKAGFHRWDLDTAIPSLTSTRDDSGSDPTYGLGLQYRFSDKVALRTEYSRFEVEDIDLDLAQVQVRFDF, from the coding sequence ATGAAGAAGATCAAGATACTGTCCCGCACCCTGTTGGCCGTTGTGCTCGGCGCCGGCGCTTTCGGCGCGCAGGCGGCCGAGAATCCCGGGTTCTACGTCGGCGCCGGCGCCGGCCAATCCTTCGTCGACGAATCCGATTACGACGACGAGGACACCGCGTTCTCGGTATTCGGCGGTTATCAGTTCAACCGCTATTTCGGCCTGGAAGCCGGCTATGCGGATTTCGGCGAGCTCGAGCCCGAAGGCGCGGGCCGCGCGCTCGAAGCCAACAGCGCCTACCTGACCGCGGTCGGCACCGTACCGTTCACCGACAAATTTTCCGGCTACGCCAAGGCCGGTTTCCACCGCTGGGACCTGGACACCGCGATCCCGAGCCTGACCAGCACCCGCGACGACAGCGGCAGCGATCCGACTTACGGCCTGGGCCTGCAATATCGCTTCAGCGACAAGGTCGCGTTGCGCACCGAGTACAGCCGCTTCGAGGTCGAAGACATCGACCTGGATCTGGCGCAGGTGCAAGTGCGCTTCGATTTCTGA
- a CDS encoding DUF892 family protein: protein MARKIEYDTAQLRELLLQALETERGGIQVYENAIKSAVNDDLKKEWQEYLEETRTHEKVLLNVFSELGIDPEEQSPGRAVVAHQGQSLVAAIQMARKNADAAAAELVAGECVVLAETKDHMNWHLIGHVAQHGTGPEAKVLQAAFEAVEKDEDHHLYHTTGWTRELWIQSLGFPAVLPPPEEVKHVESAIGASRAEQARSKLL from the coding sequence ATGGCCAGAAAGATCGAATACGATACGGCGCAGCTGCGCGAACTCCTGCTGCAGGCGCTGGAAACCGAGCGCGGCGGCATCCAAGTCTACGAGAACGCGATCAAGTCCGCGGTCAACGACGATCTGAAGAAGGAATGGCAGGAATACCTGGAGGAGACGCGCACCCACGAAAAAGTGCTGTTGAACGTATTCTCCGAACTCGGCATCGATCCGGAAGAACAGAGCCCGGGGCGGGCGGTGGTCGCGCACCAGGGCCAGTCGCTGGTGGCCGCCATCCAGATGGCGCGCAAGAATGCGGACGCCGCCGCAGCGGAACTGGTCGCCGGCGAATGCGTGGTGCTCGCCGAGACCAAGGACCACATGAACTGGCATCTGATAGGGCATGTCGCCCAGCACGGCACCGGACCGGAAGCGAAGGTGCTGCAAGCCGCGTTCGAAGCGGTCGAGAAGGATGAGGACCATCACCTGTACCACACCACCGGATGGACCCGCGAACTCTGGATCCAGTCGCTGGGCTTCCCGGCGGTGCTGCCGCCGCCGGAAGAAGTCAAGCACGTCGAGTCCGCGATCGGCGCGTCGCGCGCCGAGCAGGCGCGCAGCAAACTACTGTAG
- a CDS encoding DUF6766 family protein — protein sequence MNSGFLRSNGLSVVLLIMFAASFCGQLVSGFSVLNDERIERGMAPVSPLQYLGQGQFLSATFENWESEFLQMGLYVLLTVRLRQRGSAESRPMHEEKEKIDPGPPPWPVRAGGWWRRLYAHSLSGALLLLFAAAFVAHWLGSWRQFSEEAVGKGEIPPGAWSYLGEAQFWFESFQNWQSEFLSVLTLVLLSIFLRQDKSPQSKPVAAPHSQTGT from the coding sequence ATGAATTCGGGTTTCCTGCGCAGCAACGGCCTTTCGGTGGTGTTGCTGATAATGTTCGCTGCGAGCTTCTGCGGACAACTGGTCAGCGGCTTCAGCGTGCTGAACGACGAGCGCATCGAACGCGGCATGGCGCCGGTGTCGCCGTTGCAATACCTGGGTCAGGGCCAGTTCCTGTCGGCCACGTTCGAGAACTGGGAAAGCGAATTCCTGCAGATGGGGCTATACGTGCTGCTGACGGTGCGGCTGCGGCAGCGGGGTTCGGCCGAATCGCGGCCCATGCATGAAGAAAAAGAGAAGATCGACCCAGGCCCGCCGCCGTGGCCGGTGCGCGCCGGCGGATGGTGGCGCAGGCTCTACGCGCATTCGCTGTCCGGCGCACTGCTGCTGCTGTTCGCGGCCGCCTTCGTCGCGCACTGGTTGGGCAGTTGGCGCCAGTTCTCCGAGGAGGCGGTAGGCAAGGGCGAAATTCCACCCGGTGCATGGTCGTATCTTGGGGAGGCGCAGTTCTGGTTCGAATCCTTCCAGAACTGGCAGAGCGAATTCCTGTCCGTGTTGACCCTGGTATTGCTGTCGATCTTCTTGCGCCAGGACAAATCGCCGCAGTCGAAACCAGTGGCCGCGCCGCATTCGCAAACAGGCACTTGA
- a CDS encoding trimeric intracellular cation channel family protein, translated as MLHWAYLVAITAEAMSAALIAGRRSMDWFGVCVIACITALGGGTVRDVLLGHHPLAWIEHPSYLIVTICAALATGLLAPFMKRLRHVFLTLDALGLVVFTVIGCNIAVSVGVPFFIVVVIGVITGTFGGVLRDVLCGQVPLLFQKELYASISLLTGLLYLGSQDLGVPHEAAMVGAMSIGFALRMLAIRYHWDMPKFVYKDEWE; from the coding sequence ATGCTGCATTGGGCCTATCTGGTGGCGATCACCGCCGAAGCCATGAGCGCGGCATTGATAGCGGGCCGCCGCAGCATGGACTGGTTCGGCGTGTGCGTGATCGCATGCATCACCGCGCTGGGCGGGGGCACGGTGCGCGACGTGCTGCTCGGGCACCATCCGCTGGCCTGGATCGAGCATCCGAGCTACCTGATCGTGACGATTTGCGCGGCGCTGGCGACGGGATTGCTGGCGCCGTTCATGAAGCGGCTGCGTCATGTGTTCCTGACGCTCGACGCATTGGGGCTGGTGGTGTTCACCGTGATCGGCTGCAACATCGCGGTGTCGGTGGGCGTGCCGTTCTTCATCGTCGTGGTGATCGGCGTGATCACCGGCACCTTCGGCGGCGTGCTGCGCGACGTGCTGTGCGGACAGGTGCCGCTGCTGTTCCAGAAGGAACTCTACGCCAGCATCTCGCTGCTCACCGGCCTGCTGTACCTGGGTTCGCAGGACCTGGGCGTACCGCACGAGGCGGCGATGGTGGGTGCGATGTCGATCGGCTTCGCGCTGCGCATGCTGGCGATCCGCTACCACTGGGACATGCCCAAGTTCGTCTATAAAGACGAGTGGGAGTGA